The Mercurialis annua linkage group LG8, ddMerAnnu1.2, whole genome shotgun sequence genome window below encodes:
- the LOC126659856 gene encoding ornithine decarboxylase-like — translation MDSKKMQLILDAPGIKGKTVKILSNQSIIDHVQSIILNTQITEHPFYVLDLRAVGSLMENWSRQLPMIQPFYAVKCNSDPSLLAALAALGCNFDCASKAEIQSVLSLGVSPDRIVYANPCKAGNHIKYAANVGVNLTTFDSIYEIDKISKLHPNCSLLLRIKGPVDSVSKYPLDSKFGALPEEIEPLLKAAQEAGLPVLGISFHIGSESTNPQAYRTAIAASKVAFDSATKLGMPPMTILNIGGGFSAGSFFDEAAIAIKSALLDYFSDNQKLTVISEPGRYFAETVFTLATSIIGKRVRGGIREYWLNDGAYGSFLCLVYGMTLPPCIPLALSSNLANTNCEGVPTHRSRLFGPTCDSLDKVMEDTELPELQTNDWLVFHTMGAYTTACSTSFNGFSLADVLTYLVI, via the exons ATGGATTCCAAGAAAATGCAGCTTATTCTTGATGCTCCCGGCATTAAAGGGAAGACTGTCAAAATATTATCCAACCAATCAATAATTGATCATGTTCAATCTATTATCCTCAATACCCAAATAACCGAACATCCATTTTATGTTTTAGATTTACGTGCTGTCGGTTCACTAATGGAGAACTGGTCTCGTCAGCTTCCTATGATTCAGCCTTTTTATGCTGTCAAGTGCAATTCAGATCCTTCGCTTCTTGCAGCACTTGCTGCTCTTGGCTGCAATTTTGATTGCGCGAGTAAGGCCGAGATCCAATCTGTTTTATCTCTCGGAGTTTCGCCTGATCGTATAGTCTACGCAAATCCGTGCAAAGCTGGAAATCAT ATAAAATACGCTGCTAATGTTGGGGTCAACCTTACAACATTTGATTCAATATACGAAATTGATAAGATCTCGAAACTGCATCCAAATTGTTCTTTACTTCTTCGCATTAAAGGTCCGGTAGATAGTGTTTCGAAATATCCATTAGATTCCAAATTTGGCGCACTTCCGGAAGAAATTGAGCCGCTTCTGAAAGCCGCTCAAGAAGCAGGGTTACCCGTGTTAGGGATTTCGTTTCACATCGGAAGCGAATCAACGAATCCTCAAGCATACCGCACGGCTATTGCTGCCTCGAAGGTTGCATTTGATTCTGCAACTAAACTAGGCATGCCACCCATGACTATTCTTAACATCGGCGGTGGGTTCAGTGCTGGATCATTTTTTGATGAAGCGGCTATAGCTATCAAATCCGCTCTGCTCGATTATTTTTCCGATAATCAAAAACTGACCGTCATATCCGAGCCGGGTAGATACTTTGCCGAGACAGTTTTTACTCTAGCAACTAGCATTATCGGAAAGCGTGTTCGCGGAGGAATAAGAGAGTATTGGTTAAATGATGGGGCTTACGGATCCTTTCTGTGTCTTGTATATGGTATGACACTTCCTCCGTGCATACCGCTAGCGCTATCGTCGAATCTTGCGAATACTAATTGCGAAGGGGTGCCGACGCATAGGTCGAGATTGTTCGGACCTACATGTGACTCGCTAGATAAAGTTATGGAGGACACTGAATTGCCTGAATTGCAGACGAATGATTGGCTTGTGTTTCATACAATGGGTGCTTATACAACTGCTTGTTCAACCAGTTTTAATGGCTTTAGCCTAGCTGATGTCTTAACTTATCTTGTTATATGA